The genomic stretch ACGGTTCCGGCAGGCCGTTCTCTGCCGCCTCTTCCATCACGTCGCTGAAGTAATCGAGCTCAGACAGCGTGGTGTACAGATTCGGCGTGATACGAACCCACGTACGACCGGTGTCCTCCCGGTCGTACCGGCCCCGGGAAGTCCGAATCTGATGTTCATTCCAAAGGTAGTCCCGAATACCGGTCGGATCGGCCCCTTCGATTCCAACCCCGGCGATACAGCAACTCATTTCGGGGGCCGTCGGGGTGTATACCCGTATCTTGGGGTGGCTTTGAAGCCGTTCCGCCCAGTAATTCTTCAGGTAACGAAGCCGTTCTTCCTTGCGCTTCGGTCCTATGGCGTTGTGAAAAGCGACGGCCTCGCCGATGGCGAGGAACGGCGGCAGGGGTTGGGTACCGACGGATTCGTATTTCTGCATGCTCGTCAGGGGGTTGAATCGGAGACTCATGGTCGGGCCGTACAGCGGCTCGATCTTCTCGACGTGCGCGCGCTTCATGTACAGCAAGCCGGTCCCTTTCGGCGCGCTGAGCCATTTGTGCAGGCTCGCTCCGTAATAGTCGCAATCCAGGTCCGAGACCTTGAAATCCAGTTGGGCGACGGCATGGGCGCCGTCCACGACGACTTCGATCCCGTGCCGATGGGCCAGGTCGCAGATCTGCCGGATCGGAAATACCTGTCCGGTGGTGTACGTGATGTGGGACACCATGATCACGCGGGTCCTCGATGTAATGCCATCTTCGATGACCTTGACCAGGTCTTTCAGAGACCCGGCGGGATACGGTACGGGCACCTCGACCAGTTTGATCCCTTCCTTCTTCTCCCGATCCCGAACGACCCGCACCAGGGAAGGATAGTCATGGGTCGTCGTGAGGACTTCGTCACCCCGGTTCAGCGGGATGCCGTACAGGACCGTCTTGAGCGCTTCTGTGGTGTTGCGTACGAGGGCGATTTCATCGGGGCTGCTCCCGAACTGCCGTGCCACGGACTTCTTCACGGTACTCATGCGGTCCCTGGCCATGTCAACGAACACCCCGTACGGGTTCTGTTCCTGTTCCCATATGTATCGAATGAACGCTTCGGTGA from Gemmatimonadota bacterium encodes the following:
- a CDS encoding aminotransferase class V-fold PLP-dependent enzyme, with product MRSENNAIDLPTGRRNTMERRHFLKTAGVTAGLATFLGPDSFRGVEAAVSEIADLTPQEAARDEGLWREVKRAFTVDRSLINLDNGYACPTPRVVTEAFIRYIWEQEQNPYGVFVDMARDRMSTVKKSVARQFGSSPDEIALVRNTTEALKTVLYGIPLNRGDEVLTTTHDYPSLVRVVRDREKKEGIKLVEVPVPYPAGSLKDLVKVIEDGITSRTRVIMVSHITYTTGQVFPIRQICDLAHRHGIEVVVDGAHAVAQLDFKVSDLDCDYYGASLHKWLSAPKGTGLLYMKRAHVEKIEPLYGPTMSLRFNPLTSMQKYESVGTQPLPPFLAIGEAVAFHNAIGPKRKEERLRYLKNYWAERLQSHPKIRVYTPTAPEMSCCIAGVGIEGADPTGIRDYLWNEHQIRTSRGRYDREDTGRTWVRITPNLYTTLSELDYFSDVMEEAAENGLPEPYSRYEFDPERMRR